Proteins from one Paenibacillus amylolyticus genomic window:
- a CDS encoding barstar family protein, with protein MSNIQIDGYNIHTKEELHQVLRNQLELDENYGGNLDALWDVLTGAVSMPLTVQWLGFEKSKEILGDYADKVIELLRDVEAEIQGFTLELYY; from the coding sequence ATGAGCAATATTCAGATTGACGGATATAACATTCACACTAAGGAAGAATTGCATCAAGTGCTTCGGAACCAGCTTGAGTTAGACGAGAACTACGGAGGCAATTTGGACGCGCTGTGGGATGTCTTGACTGGGGCTGTCAGCATGCCGCTTACCGTTCAATGGCTTGGTTTCGAGAAAAGTAAAGAAATTCTTGGTGATTACGCTGACAAAGTCATCGAATTGTTGCGGGATGTGGAAGCGGAGATCCAAGGATTTACGTTGGAATTATATTACTGA
- a CDS encoding ribonuclease domain-containing protein: MFFRKFAYTLVIILAALLFSGCTSESLLDIGSSQVSEDMGFDEVANYISEHHELPPNYITKKEARELGWEPSKGNLHDVAPGKSIGGDVFGNREGLLPKKKGRIWYEADINYTGGRRGSDRILYSNDGLIYQTTDHYKSFEQLK; the protein is encoded by the coding sequence ATGTTTTTCAGAAAATTTGCTTACACATTAGTGATCATCCTCGCTGCATTATTGTTCTCAGGCTGTACATCAGAGTCTCTGCTTGATATTGGATCATCTCAAGTATCGGAGGATATGGGATTTGATGAGGTTGCCAACTATATCTCGGAGCATCATGAACTCCCACCGAATTACATTACCAAGAAAGAAGCCAGGGAATTGGGCTGGGAACCAAGCAAAGGGAATTTACACGATGTCGCTCCAGGCAAAAGCATTGGCGGCGACGTGTTCGGAAACCGGGAAGGGCTGCTTCCGAAGAAAAAAGGCCGGATATGGTATGAAGCAGATATCAATTACACCGGAGGACGGCGCGGAAGCGACCGAATTCTATACTCGAATGACGGTTTAATCTACCAGACGACAGATCATTACAAGTCATTTGAACAGTTAAAATAA
- a CDS encoding alpha/beta hydrolase → MKTAQRTNKWKKVMMWTILSIVIIVAGVLVYLNSVTYSPSERAEAAMTSDAQVTVTKLKDGYRFEPVNTKVTEPNIIFYPGGLVEPESYSPLAREMAEQGHRVYIANMPMNLAIFGQNKADSFIEEHPNETFVIGGHSLGGSFASRYAAEHKEKLEGVFFLASYADEGGSLKNTNLSILQITGSSDGVLNWESWESAKANLPENTTYVSIEGGNHGQFGSYGMQKGDNQPAVTEEEQLEEVVAALGNWMDRFQ, encoded by the coding sequence TTGAAAACAGCACAACGTACAAACAAATGGAAAAAGGTAATGATGTGGACGATCCTGTCCATCGTGATCATTGTAGCCGGAGTGCTCGTATATCTTAATTCGGTTACGTATAGTCCCTCTGAGCGGGCTGAAGCCGCGATGACAAGTGACGCTCAGGTTACTGTCACCAAGTTGAAGGACGGTTACCGGTTTGAACCCGTGAATACAAAGGTAACCGAACCGAATATTATTTTTTATCCAGGCGGTCTGGTTGAACCTGAAAGTTATTCTCCACTTGCCAGAGAAATGGCAGAACAGGGACACCGCGTATATATCGCGAACATGCCAATGAACTTGGCGATTTTTGGTCAAAACAAGGCGGATTCCTTTATCGAGGAACATCCTAACGAGACGTTTGTTATTGGCGGCCATTCATTGGGAGGGTCATTTGCATCACGCTATGCTGCGGAGCACAAGGAAAAGCTGGAAGGCGTCTTTTTCTTGGCTTCCTATGCAGATGAAGGAGGTAGCTTAAAGAATACGAACTTGTCTATTTTACAGATTACAGGCTCGAGTGATGGGGTGCTTAACTGGGAATCCTGGGAGAGTGCCAAAGCAAATCTTCCGGAAAACACGACTTATGTAAGTATTGAAGGTGGAAATCACGGCCAATTTGGCTCATACGGCATGCAAAAAGGAGATAATCAACCTGCCGTTACAGAAGAAGAGCAGTTGGAAGAGGTTGTCGCAGCATTAGGGAACTGGATGGATCGATTCCAATAA
- a CDS encoding TetR/AcrR family transcriptional regulator: MEGRPITENSHKRLPGRPKQGDDEISVQQTIIHTASKLFMEYGYETVSLQQIGKACNVSKPTIYYHFSSKPELFTAAITTMLQNVSRLTSHMLDQAENLESGLVRLAEARLANPHAEIETMLREAEPFLDHAQIQDIREAEHHIHDVLATHFQRAMDENRLRTDDPFFLAETFSMMMLMGNREDNLHKYGSHFSLGQRLVELFMRGAQ, from the coding sequence ATGGAGGGACGTCCAATAACCGAAAATTCACACAAGCGTTTGCCTGGAAGACCCAAACAGGGCGACGATGAGATTTCAGTTCAGCAAACGATTATTCACACAGCTTCCAAGCTATTCATGGAGTATGGCTACGAAACAGTTTCGCTTCAGCAAATTGGTAAAGCATGTAACGTGTCAAAACCAACCATTTATTATCATTTCAGTAGCAAACCAGAGCTGTTTACAGCTGCAATTACAACGATGTTACAGAATGTGAGTCGCTTAACCTCGCATATGCTTGATCAAGCCGAGAATCTCGAGTCAGGGCTGGTGCGTTTGGCAGAGGCCAGATTGGCCAATCCACATGCAGAGATTGAAACCATGCTCCGCGAAGCCGAGCCTTTTCTTGACCATGCTCAAATACAGGACATCCGTGAAGCAGAGCATCATATACACGACGTGTTAGCCACTCATTTTCAGCGAGCGATGGATGAAAACAGACTACGGACGGACGATCCGTTTTTCCTCGCAGAGACCTTCTCGATGATGATGTTAATGGGTAACCGGGAGGATAACCTGCATAAATATGGTTCCCATTTTTCACTAGGCCAAAGATTAGTCGAACTTTTCATGCGCGGAGCGCAATAA